From one Verrucomicrobiales bacterium genomic stretch:
- a CDS encoding phosphoribosylformylglycinamidine cyclo-ligase, translating into MKQKAYAAAGVDIDLGNRVKATLPQLLASTHRREVLGKVGGFGGLFALDVKKYRQPVLVSSVDGVGTKLKLAFAMDRHDTIGQDLVNHCVNDIAVLGAEPLFFLDYLGTGKLEPHVFKEILKGFAKACSENNCALVGGETAQMPGFYQAGEYDLSGTIVGVVEKSRMLDGAKQIKRGDVVIGIEASGLHTNGYSLARKIFFETLKMKPTTRVPEFKGTLGDELLKVHVSYGPLVQTLVKRFNRPGKGNIIRGLAHITGGGFVDNIPRVLPKTCDVVIRRGSWEMLPIFQLILERGRVPEAELYQVFNMGIGMTVVVPADQADAVLRAIKAGKHRAWIVGEVVKGSGLARVE; encoded by the coding sequence ATGAAGCAAAAAGCTTACGCAGCCGCTGGTGTTGATATTGATTTAGGGAATCGTGTTAAGGCGACTCTCCCCCAACTACTTGCCTCGACTCACCGACGTGAGGTCCTGGGTAAAGTGGGGGGATTCGGAGGCCTCTTTGCACTCGACGTAAAGAAGTATCGCCAGCCGGTGCTGGTCTCGAGCGTCGATGGGGTAGGGACCAAGCTCAAACTGGCGTTTGCCATGGATCGCCACGACACCATTGGGCAGGACCTGGTCAACCATTGCGTCAACGACATCGCGGTCCTGGGCGCCGAGCCCTTGTTCTTCCTGGACTATCTGGGCACTGGGAAGCTGGAGCCCCATGTCTTCAAGGAGATCCTCAAGGGGTTCGCCAAGGCCTGTTCGGAAAACAACTGTGCCCTGGTGGGAGGGGAGACGGCTCAAATGCCCGGATTCTACCAGGCCGGCGAGTACGACCTCAGCGGGACGATCGTCGGGGTGGTGGAAAAGTCTCGCATGTTGGATGGAGCCAAGCAGATCAAGCGTGGGGATGTCGTGATCGGGATCGAGGCGAGTGGGCTGCACACGAATGGCTATTCGCTGGCGCGCAAGATTTTCTTTGAAACTCTGAAGATGAAGCCGACGACCCGTGTGCCTGAATTCAAGGGCACCCTCGGGGACGAGCTGCTCAAGGTGCATGTCTCCTACGGCCCTTTGGTTCAGACTCTCGTCAAGCGCTTCAATCGTCCGGGGAAGGGTAACATCATCCGCGGGCTGGCGCATATCACCGGAGGGGGCTTCGTGGATAACATCCCTCGCGTGCTGCCAAAAACCTGCGATGTGGTTATTCGCCGAGGGTCTTGGGAAATGCTGCCCATATTCCAGCTCATTTTGGAGCGTGGCCGGGTGCCGGAGGCTGAGCTGTATCAGGTCTTTAACATGGGGATCGGAATGACGGTAGTGGTGCCTGCCGATCAGGCGGATGCCGTTCTGCGCGCGATCAAAGCAGGCAAACACCGTGCCTGGATCGTGGGAGAAGTGGTCAAGGGATCCGGTCTAGCCCGAGTGGAGTGA
- a CDS encoding ABC transporter permease has translation MSRLPFELFLALRYLRPKRTSVSIITLISILGVMLGVAVLIVVIAVMSGFDREWRNKILGFNAHMEIMKSRSIDTMTEWPMLLSLVTNVPQVKAAAPSVIGKVLARVTLPSGETLNDTPVLRGVHPGLEPQVSLVPSHIVEGAYDVEGRGALLGQDLAANLHLKVGDRFSVYSPANIDRLERIAREKKDEVITPEELTVRGIFNVGFADFNAMFVVTSLETAQDFYELGNSVHGINVVLHDPFQAPAVKEYLQSTFGPDFRVVTWMERYSELFSTLVLEKNMIFFLLFFIVLVAAFGITSSLITFVVQKTREVGVLKALGATRSQVVWIFLSQGIVVGVIGVSTGLVLGLLTLRYRNEFLEFLSELAGRNLLTASIYKLYDLPSELVMSDLVMICGGSLIICTLAGAIPAWSAGRLKPVEALRHE, from the coding sequence ATGTCTCGACTCCCCTTCGAGTTGTTTTTGGCGCTGCGTTACCTGCGGCCCAAGCGCACCTCGGTTTCCATAATAACCCTGATCTCCATTTTGGGAGTGATGTTGGGGGTGGCGGTGCTGATCGTGGTGATCGCCGTCATGAGCGGTTTCGATCGGGAATGGAGGAACAAGATCCTGGGGTTTAATGCCCACATGGAGATCATGAAGTCCCGCAGCATCGACACCATGACGGAGTGGCCGATGCTGCTGTCCTTGGTCACTAACGTGCCCCAGGTAAAAGCCGCAGCGCCGTCGGTGATCGGCAAGGTCCTGGCTCGTGTGACGTTGCCTTCGGGTGAAACACTCAACGATACGCCGGTCCTGCGCGGGGTGCATCCTGGGTTGGAGCCCCAAGTGAGTCTTGTTCCCAGTCACATCGTGGAGGGGGCCTACGATGTGGAAGGCCGCGGGGCCTTGCTCGGACAGGATTTGGCGGCCAACCTCCATCTCAAAGTGGGCGATCGTTTCTCGGTCTATTCACCGGCCAACATCGATCGGCTGGAGCGCATTGCGCGGGAAAAAAAAGACGAGGTGATCACCCCCGAGGAGCTCACCGTTCGCGGGATTTTCAATGTGGGCTTCGCGGACTTCAACGCGATGTTTGTCGTCACCTCGTTAGAGACAGCCCAGGACTTTTATGAATTGGGCAACTCGGTGCATGGAATCAATGTGGTGCTTCACGATCCTTTCCAAGCCCCCGCTGTGAAGGAGTATCTGCAGTCCACCTTCGGACCCGACTTTCGAGTGGTGACCTGGATGGAACGGTATTCTGAGCTGTTCAGCACCTTGGTTCTGGAGAAGAACATGATCTTCTTCCTCCTGTTCTTTATTGTGCTAGTCGCCGCCTTTGGCATCACGAGTTCGCTGATTACCTTTGTCGTTCAGAAGACCCGCGAAGTGGGGGTGCTGAAGGCCCTCGGGGCCACGCGCAGCCAAGTGGTGTGGATTTTCCTGAGCCAGGGCATCGTGGTGGGAGTGATTGGGGTATCCACCGGCCTGGTTTTGGGCCTGCTCACGCTTCGCTACCGCAACGAGTTTCTCGAATTCTTGAGCGAGCTAGCCGGACGGAATCTCCTGACGGCTTCGATCTACAAACTTTACGATTTGCCGTCGGAACTGGTCATGAGTGACCTGGTGATGATTTGTGGCGGCTCTTTGATCATCTGCACCTTGGCGGGGGCTATTCCTGCCTGGAGCGCGGGGCGTCTTAAACCGGTGGAGGCGTTGCGTCATGAGTGA
- the ggt gene encoding gamma-glutamyltransferase, giving the protein MKPSRSHAGGVGCFALTVALLLVFQGSADAASADQSGGAGARVGAIATVHPVATAVAQRIMREGGNAVDGAVAAALTLGVVDGHNSGIGGGCFLLLRTARGRVVALDGRETAPQRAHRDLFLKDGKAVPQLSQTGPLAVGVPGALAVYDRAVRQYGRLPFSKHLEAAAEVAEKGFTVQRSYALRLRDVLGDIQADPGSRDILLRSSGEPIQALEWLRQPDLAHSYRQIGSQGSRWFYRGDYARRVDVWMAEHGGILTAQDLAGYRLKSREPLRTTYRGYEIVGFPPPSSGGVHVGQILNILEHLDLRGKPRESAEWIHAVAEAMKLAFADRAFWLGDPDFAKVPRGLIDKGYAAALARRVRMDRTTVVEGHGTPPRASDNLFSRHTTHLATADAEGNWVALTATINTSFGAKLVVPGTGIFLNNQMDDFVAAPGEKNFFGLVGGEANAVAARKRPLSSMSPTLVMKNGQPILSVGAAGGPTIISQAVLAILGVIDFGLPVQDSLKAVRFHHQWSPDRLQLERGAGPAVVEQLKAMGHVVQLVDSLGACQAIGLGEMGFTAEHDPRVEGRAEVW; this is encoded by the coding sequence ATGAAACCTTCTCGCTCACACGCTGGTGGAGTTGGGTGTTTCGCTCTGACGGTCGCGCTGCTGCTGGTGTTCCAGGGTTCGGCCGACGCAGCCAGCGCCGACCAGTCCGGTGGGGCGGGAGCCCGCGTTGGCGCGATTGCCACGGTTCATCCGGTGGCCACGGCGGTGGCCCAGCGGATCATGAGGGAAGGGGGGAATGCGGTGGATGGCGCGGTGGCGGCAGCGCTCACTCTGGGTGTGGTGGACGGGCATAACTCGGGTATTGGCGGTGGGTGCTTTCTGCTGCTTCGGACTGCCCGAGGCCGGGTGGTGGCTCTGGACGGCCGGGAGACCGCTCCTCAGCGTGCTCATCGAGACTTGTTTCTCAAGGATGGCAAAGCAGTCCCTCAGCTCAGTCAGACCGGCCCCTTGGCGGTAGGAGTGCCTGGGGCGTTGGCGGTGTATGATCGAGCGGTTCGCCAGTATGGCCGACTTCCTTTCTCCAAGCACCTAGAAGCCGCGGCCGAGGTGGCCGAGAAGGGCTTTACGGTTCAGCGATCTTATGCCCTCCGTCTGCGCGATGTTCTGGGCGATATTCAGGCGGATCCGGGAAGCCGTGACATTTTGCTTCGTTCTTCGGGGGAGCCGATCCAGGCGCTGGAGTGGCTTCGTCAGCCTGATCTCGCCCACAGCTACCGGCAGATCGGCAGCCAGGGATCTCGCTGGTTTTATCGCGGAGACTATGCACGTCGGGTTGACGTCTGGATGGCGGAGCACGGGGGGATTCTGACCGCCCAGGACTTGGCAGGCTATCGCCTGAAGTCGAGAGAACCCCTGCGGACCACCTATCGCGGATATGAGATTGTTGGTTTTCCGCCGCCGAGCTCCGGTGGCGTTCATGTCGGCCAGATTCTGAACATCCTCGAGCACCTGGATCTGCGGGGCAAACCCCGCGAGTCAGCGGAGTGGATTCATGCGGTCGCTGAAGCGATGAAATTGGCCTTTGCCGATCGCGCATTTTGGCTGGGAGACCCGGACTTCGCCAAGGTGCCTCGGGGGTTGATTGACAAGGGATATGCTGCCGCTCTGGCTCGTCGGGTCCGGATGGATCGGACGACTGTCGTGGAGGGGCATGGCACGCCTCCTCGGGCATCGGACAACCTGTTTAGCCGGCACACCACGCATCTTGCGACTGCGGATGCAGAAGGAAATTGGGTGGCCTTAACCGCGACCATCAACACCTCCTTTGGCGCCAAGCTCGTCGTCCCGGGGACGGGGATATTCCTCAACAACCAGATGGATGACTTCGTGGCCGCTCCGGGGGAAAAGAATTTCTTTGGGTTGGTTGGAGGCGAGGCCAATGCGGTTGCGGCCCGGAAGCGCCCGCTTTCGAGCATGAGTCCAACACTCGTTATGAAGAACGGTCAGCCGATTCTTTCCGTGGGGGCGGCCGGCGGTCCTACGATCATCAGTCAAGCCGTGCTGGCCATTTTGGGGGTCATTGATTTCGGCCTCCCAGTCCAGGATTCGCTCAAGGCCGTTCGTTTCCACCATCAGTGGAGCCCGGACCGCTTGCAGTTGGAGCGCGGTGCCGGTCCGGCAGTGGTCGAACAACTAAAAGCCATGGGACATGTGGTTCAGCTGGTCGATTCGCTGGGCGCTTGCCAAGCCATCGGGCTCGGAGAGATGGGATTTACAGCGGAGCATGATCCTCGGGTGGAAGGTCGAGCTGAGGTTTGGTGA
- a CDS encoding ABC transporter ATP-binding protein: MSDRQPVIRARDLVKSYRMGKREIQVLRGISLEAFHGDFVALRGSSGAGKSTLLHLLGALDTADQGSIQLDGRELAAASAADLARIRNQQVGFVFQAYHLLPELDALENVCLPARIGRRLPAGVEERGRELLRRVGLAERMEHRPYELSGGEQQRVAIARALINQPVLLLADEPTGNLDSQTGQGIIDLLVQLQSEQRSTLIMATHDAAIARRAPRVYQLADGRIDGSSEPPLS, from the coding sequence ATGAGTGATCGCCAGCCGGTAATCCGCGCGCGCGACCTTGTGAAGTCCTATCGGATGGGCAAGCGGGAGATCCAGGTCTTGCGTGGGATCAGCCTGGAGGCCTTCCACGGCGACTTCGTGGCCTTGCGTGGCTCCTCGGGGGCCGGCAAAAGCACGCTGCTTCATCTGCTGGGCGCCTTGGACACTGCCGATCAAGGAAGCATCCAATTGGATGGACGCGAGCTGGCCGCCGCCTCGGCGGCGGACCTGGCACGCATTCGAAACCAGCAGGTGGGGTTTGTCTTTCAGGCCTATCATCTGCTGCCCGAGTTGGATGCCTTGGAGAATGTATGCCTGCCCGCCAGAATCGGACGGCGGCTGCCCGCCGGCGTGGAGGAGCGTGGCCGGGAACTCCTTCGGCGTGTGGGGCTCGCTGAACGCATGGAGCATCGACCCTACGAGCTCTCCGGCGGCGAGCAGCAGCGGGTGGCGATCGCTCGTGCGCTCATCAACCAGCCGGTGCTGTTGCTAGCGGATGAGCCGACCGGGAATCTGGACTCCCAAACCGGGCAGGGGATCATCGACCTGCTGGTCCAGCTCCAGTCGGAGCAGCGCAGCACGCTGATCATGGCCACCCACGACGCAGCGATTGCCCGCCGAGCTCCGCGCGTGTATCAGCTGGCGGACGGGCGGATCGACGGTTCGTCCGAGCCGCCCCTCAGTTGA
- a CDS encoding HAMP domain-containing histidine kinase, with protein MTATDSTVPDLGAAPSAWRTSPWLPALVILSALAILGGSIALVRHQLRARIREQILTRDGTVLHAVTLLPQYDSDLDDAEFASIADPANQLTLILRTSRLRGVLAARLFDASGLFVQSFPANVEEDILLPEQLETLQSLRPSCMFYPSVPPSAMWLTSPVTRPSAEERAPVLEVNIPLHEPGGSQLLGVAQFLIDGTGMAAEFERLDRYLAQQALLYFGVGGSLLGLVIGLSFHQLRKSARLLEQRSRDLLQVNRELVMSAKTSAVGAVTSHLIHELKNPLSGLHGFLASCVRNGAGSATSEDWTDAVSAARRMQATIQEIVTLLREEQSGLHYSLSLTEMSNMVVQRLSTQASDKRVALAVQIRNDCELPGRIANLVVLILVNLGRNAIQASPADTGVLLEFDGAKAGGEFCVQDSGDGFRKEEADRLFHPRASTHEGGTGIGLAICKQLANHLAASLELEEKSGVGCRFILRLTSPDPSPR; from the coding sequence ATGACTGCAACAGACTCAACAGTTCCGGATCTAGGTGCGGCACCCTCGGCCTGGAGGACCTCCCCCTGGCTGCCTGCGCTCGTCATTCTGAGCGCTCTGGCAATCCTGGGGGGATCGATAGCCCTGGTTCGACATCAGCTCCGAGCTCGGATCCGGGAACAGATTCTGACTCGGGACGGCACGGTCCTACACGCTGTGACCTTGCTGCCCCAGTACGACTCCGACCTGGACGACGCCGAGTTTGCCTCCATCGCCGATCCGGCCAACCAGCTCACCCTCATCTTGCGGACATCGCGTCTCCGCGGCGTTCTGGCCGCTCGGCTTTTCGACGCTTCGGGACTTTTCGTTCAGTCTTTTCCAGCTAATGTGGAGGAGGATATTCTTCTGCCTGAACAACTGGAGACACTTCAGTCCCTTCGTCCTTCCTGCATGTTTTATCCCTCCGTGCCGCCTTCCGCCATGTGGCTCACCTCGCCCGTGACTCGTCCCTCGGCCGAGGAAAGGGCTCCGGTGTTGGAGGTGAACATTCCGTTGCACGAGCCGGGTGGCTCGCAGCTTCTGGGAGTGGCGCAATTCCTAATTGATGGCACCGGCATGGCCGCCGAGTTTGAGAGGCTCGATCGCTACCTTGCCCAGCAGGCCCTTCTTTACTTCGGTGTCGGGGGCAGCTTGCTTGGGTTGGTGATCGGTCTCTCCTTCCATCAGCTGCGGAAATCGGCTCGACTCTTGGAACAGCGCTCCAGGGATCTTCTTCAAGTCAATCGTGAGCTGGTCATGAGTGCCAAGACCTCGGCTGTAGGTGCGGTCACCTCGCACCTGATTCACGAGCTGAAGAATCCACTGAGCGGCCTCCACGGATTCCTCGCGTCCTGCGTCCGCAACGGCGCAGGTTCTGCGACCTCCGAGGACTGGACGGACGCCGTCTCGGCCGCTCGCCGGATGCAAGCCACCATCCAGGAGATTGTGACGTTGCTGCGGGAGGAGCAGTCGGGGTTGCACTACTCGCTCTCGTTAACCGAGATGTCGAACATGGTGGTGCAACGACTCTCCACGCAAGCCAGTGACAAGCGTGTTGCCTTGGCGGTTCAGATTCGAAACGACTGCGAGCTGCCTGGGCGAATTGCCAACTTGGTGGTGCTGATTCTGGTCAACTTGGGACGGAACGCCATTCAGGCGTCACCGGCGGACACCGGCGTGCTTCTGGAGTTCGATGGGGCCAAGGCTGGAGGCGAGTTCTGCGTTCAGGACTCCGGCGATGGATTTCGAAAGGAGGAGGCGGATCGTCTCTTTCATCCGCGTGCCTCGACGCATGAAGGCGGCACTGGCATTGGGTTGGCCATCTGCAAGCAGTTGGCCAATCACTTGGCGGCTTCCTTGGAATTGGAGGAGAAGTCTGGGGTGGGATGCCGGTTCATCCTGCGGCTCACGAGTCCGGATCCTTCGCCTCGCTGA
- a CDS encoding ACT domain-containing protein, whose protein sequence is MQLSTQLAVFLDNRPGMLARVCEALAAEKINIYAMATSDTVDHIVIRMVVSDPRRATLLFEERGTLVVADEILMIEGDNRPGSLVTISDRLAKSKINIEYAYFATLPNAKKGLLVLRVDRARQALKVLNT, encoded by the coding sequence ATCCAACTCAGCACCCAGCTCGCGGTGTTCCTCGATAACCGGCCCGGCATGTTGGCCAGGGTTTGCGAGGCCTTGGCGGCGGAGAAAATCAACATCTACGCCATGGCGACGAGTGACACGGTGGATCACATCGTGATTCGGATGGTCGTCAGCGATCCGCGTCGTGCCACCTTGCTGTTCGAGGAGCGGGGCACGTTGGTCGTGGCCGATGAGATTCTGATGATCGAGGGGGACAATCGTCCGGGCTCGTTGGTGACCATCTCCGATCGCCTCGCGAAATCCAAGATCAACATCGAATACGCGTACTTTGCCACGCTTCCGAATGCCAAGAAGGGCTTGCTGGTGCTGCGGGTGGACCGGGCGCGGCAGGCGTTGAAAGTGCTCAACACCTAG
- the hisJ gene encoding histidinol-phosphatase HisJ, whose protein sequence is MNWPADYHMHTPLCHHAVGEPVELAKHALSVGLSEIGFSEHSPMPRDDFDDWRLLERDFDRYLLSVERAQKEFPQLKIKIGLEVDYLPGHEDWIRQLANRYPWDYFIGSVHYVSDSWDIDNPKKLHEWKKRDPWEVWSLYFERLTMAAKSGLFEIIGHADLPKKFCFRPTQDCTPLFRSFLEAVKRHDIAIELNTAGLRKDCQEIYPSPAFVKLAAEAGVPITFGSDAHAPTEVGADFNRARDLALGAGYRQTCRFTRRQREFIPLE, encoded by the coding sequence ATGAATTGGCCAGCTGACTATCACATGCATACACCGCTTTGCCACCATGCCGTTGGCGAACCGGTGGAGCTCGCGAAACATGCGCTCTCCGTCGGCCTGAGCGAGATTGGGTTTTCTGAGCACAGTCCCATGCCCAGGGATGATTTTGACGACTGGCGGCTGCTCGAACGCGATTTTGATCGCTACCTGCTGAGCGTGGAACGTGCCCAGAAGGAGTTCCCTCAACTGAAGATCAAGATTGGGCTGGAAGTTGACTACCTACCCGGGCATGAGGACTGGATCAGGCAGTTGGCGAACCGCTATCCCTGGGACTACTTCATTGGCTCTGTTCACTATGTGTCCGACTCGTGGGACATCGATAATCCCAAGAAGCTTCACGAGTGGAAGAAGCGAGATCCGTGGGAGGTTTGGTCGCTGTATTTTGAGCGACTCACGATGGCCGCCAAATCCGGTCTGTTTGAAATCATTGGGCATGCCGACTTACCCAAGAAGTTCTGTTTCCGGCCAACCCAGGATTGCACCCCTTTGTTTCGAAGCTTTCTCGAAGCGGTGAAACGGCACGACATCGCCATCGAGCTTAACACCGCTGGTTTGCGCAAGGATTGCCAAGAGATCTATCCCAGCCCTGCGTTTGTGAAGCTGGCGGCGGAGGCCGGAGTTCCGATCACGTTCGGATCCGACGCCCACGCGCCTACGGAGGTGGGGGCGGACTTTAATCGGGCTCGCGACTTAGCCTTGGGAGCGGGATATCGACAAACCTGCCGGTTCACTCGTCGTCAGCGAGAGTTTATTCCCCTGGAATGA
- a CDS encoding YggS family pyridoxal phosphate-dependent enzyme → MDFADKLHSIRQKIAAACLRAGREESSVTLLAVSKGHPAESIAEAVRCGQLDFGESKIQEAKIKIPLSPGAARWHMIGHLQTNKVRDAVHLFGMIQSVDSLRLAEEIQKAADRSAKTVKILLEVNVAGESTKFGYTPGAAVAEIAAINAFPRLEIYGLMAIAPWTPTPERVRPAFRKLREVKERCEQVLGAPLPTLSMGMSNDFEIAIEEGSTLVRVGTALFGERSYAQARVEVD, encoded by the coding sequence ATGGATTTCGCGGATAAGCTCCATTCCATTCGGCAAAAGATAGCTGCGGCCTGCCTTCGGGCGGGGCGTGAGGAGTCGTCCGTGACCTTGCTGGCGGTCAGCAAGGGCCATCCAGCGGAAAGCATTGCCGAAGCCGTTCGATGCGGGCAGCTGGATTTTGGCGAGAGCAAGATCCAGGAGGCGAAGATCAAGATTCCCCTGAGTCCAGGCGCGGCGCGATGGCACATGATTGGGCACCTGCAGACCAACAAGGTTCGCGATGCGGTTCATCTCTTTGGGATGATTCAAAGCGTGGATAGCTTGCGGCTGGCCGAAGAGATTCAAAAGGCTGCGGATCGATCTGCGAAGACAGTTAAGATTTTGCTCGAGGTGAATGTGGCGGGGGAATCCACCAAGTTTGGTTACACTCCCGGCGCGGCGGTGGCCGAGATTGCCGCCATCAATGCCTTCCCTCGCCTGGAGATTTACGGTTTGATGGCGATCGCTCCCTGGACGCCTACTCCGGAGCGGGTGCGGCCTGCTTTTCGCAAGCTGCGTGAGGTCAAGGAACGTTGTGAGCAGGTATTGGGAGCACCCTTGCCGACCTTGAGCATGGGCATGAGCAATGACTTTGAGATCGCCATCGAGGAGGGGTCGACCCTGGTTCGCGTGGGGACGGCCTTGTTTGGGGAGCGGAGCTATGCTCAAGCGCGGGTCGAGGTGGACTGA